From Gimesia panareensis, the proteins below share one genomic window:
- the tnpA gene encoding IS66 family insertion sequence element accessory protein TnpA: MRAFCQREGLSEPAYHYWRRELKKRDAETTAAASFLPVEVQLPATPIEIVFSQGTSVRVGNGCDQTTLETVLAALEQRAC, translated from the coding sequence ATCCGTGCCTTCTGTCAGCGTGAAGGACTGAGCGAACCAGCTTACCACTACTGGCGGCGGGAACTGAAAAAGCGGGATGCCGAGACAACCGCTGCAGCTTCCTTTCTGCCCGTTGAAGTCCAACTCCCTGCCACGCCGATTGAAATCGTGTTCTCACAGGGCACCTCGGTTCGCGTCGGAAACGGCTGTGATCAAACCACGCTCGAAACCGTGCTCGCCGCGCTGGAGCAGCGCGCATGCTGA
- the tnpB gene encoding IS66 family insertion sequence element accessory protein TnpB (TnpB, as the term is used for proteins encoded by IS66 family insertion elements, is considered an accessory protein, since TnpC, encoded by a neighboring gene, is a DDE family transposase.), whose amino-acid sequence MLNLPTRIYFCTVPTDMRKSFDGLLRMTEVYLQQNVLDGGLFVFLNKKQDRIKLLYWDHDGLAIWYKRLEAGTYQRLSSPEGTHGLQLSSTDLGLLLQGIDLTSVQRRKRYQISEKVSTS is encoded by the coding sequence ATGCTGAATCTGCCCACCCGCATTTATTTCTGCACGGTCCCCACCGATATGCGAAAAAGTTTTGACGGCCTCCTGCGAATGACCGAAGTCTACCTGCAGCAAAACGTACTCGACGGGGGACTGTTTGTGTTTCTCAACAAAAAACAGGATCGGATCAAGCTGCTGTACTGGGACCACGATGGTCTGGCCATCTGGTATAAACGGCTGGAAGCGGGCACATATCAGCGTCTCTCCAGCCCGGAGGGCACACATGGCCTACAACTGTCCTCCACCGACCTGGGGCTCCTGCTGCAGGGCATCGACCTGACCAGCGTGCAGCGCAGAAAACGCTATCAGATTTCAGAAAAAGTATCGACTTCATAA
- the tnpC gene encoding IS66 family transposase, whose amino-acid sequence MNQKRSSLPNDVQSCHDMIHQLGETVGEQQREVEQLKHFIERLLRQRFGARSEKIAPNQMSLFDEPEAAEEVAEPEDDEPPPTAVSAHRRRGGGRNKLPDHLPRERVEHDLTESEKRCPCCDQTRQRIGEISHEQLEFIPASLKVIEHVRFKYACRECEEHVVLAAAPARPIAKGFAGPGLLSTILVGKYSDHLPLYRHESILSRNGVQLSRSTMSRWVLETAELLQPLTDLMKSRVLQSHVMHTDDTTIPVQDQRLSRTRTGRFWVYCGDAGHPYSVYDFTPNRERAGPQAFLKHFRGYLQADAYAGYEELYRSGRIQQVLCWAHARRKFYDARTVQPEAAHRALLFIQQLYAIEREASDLQQPADCERWWQHRRQLRQDKALPVLEQFRDWLTETSRVLLPKSPVAVAMQYLLSRWSGFTRYCTEGILSIDNNLAERTLRPCAIGRKNYLFVGSDRGGEAAAVHYSLMASCKANEVEPFAYLRDVLSRITDHAADRLEELLPDQWLKQHPESHRPRRR is encoded by the coding sequence ATGAACCAGAAACGATCCTCATTGCCGAACGACGTCCAATCCTGCCATGATATGATTCACCAGTTGGGTGAGACCGTGGGAGAGCAACAGCGGGAAGTCGAGCAACTCAAACATTTCATTGAGCGGCTGCTGCGACAACGGTTTGGCGCCCGTTCTGAAAAGATCGCCCCCAATCAAATGAGCCTGTTTGATGAACCCGAGGCTGCAGAGGAAGTTGCTGAACCCGAGGACGATGAACCGCCTCCTACTGCGGTTTCCGCACATCGTCGTCGTGGCGGCGGCCGCAACAAGCTGCCCGACCATTTACCTCGGGAACGGGTAGAACATGACCTGACCGAATCGGAAAAACGCTGTCCCTGCTGCGACCAGACACGGCAGCGGATCGGAGAAATCAGCCACGAACAGTTAGAATTCATTCCTGCCAGCCTGAAAGTGATCGAGCACGTACGTTTCAAATACGCGTGCCGGGAGTGTGAAGAGCATGTGGTGCTGGCGGCTGCTCCTGCCCGGCCGATTGCCAAAGGCTTCGCCGGCCCCGGCTTGCTCTCGACGATCCTGGTGGGGAAATACTCAGATCATCTCCCCCTGTATCGTCATGAATCCATTCTCAGCCGGAATGGCGTACAGCTTTCGCGGAGCACGATGAGCCGCTGGGTACTGGAAACTGCGGAATTACTGCAACCGCTGACTGATCTGATGAAAAGTCGCGTTCTGCAGTCGCATGTCATGCATACGGACGATACAACGATTCCCGTCCAGGACCAACGGCTTTCCCGCACGCGGACCGGCCGGTTCTGGGTTTACTGCGGCGATGCCGGGCATCCGTATTCGGTCTATGATTTCACCCCGAACCGGGAACGCGCCGGTCCCCAGGCGTTTTTAAAACACTTTCGCGGTTATCTGCAGGCAGACGCGTATGCCGGTTACGAAGAACTGTACCGGTCAGGCAGGATTCAGCAGGTCTTGTGCTGGGCGCATGCGCGACGCAAGTTTTACGATGCGCGGACCGTGCAGCCGGAAGCCGCACACCGGGCATTATTGTTTATCCAGCAGTTATACGCGATTGAACGGGAAGCCAGCGATCTGCAACAGCCGGCGGACTGTGAACGCTGGTGGCAACACCGCCGACAGTTGCGACAGGACAAGGCGTTACCGGTTCTGGAACAGTTCCGCGACTGGTTAACAGAGACATCGCGTGTGCTATTACCGAAAAGTCCGGTGGCAGTCGCGATGCAATATCTGTTAAGCCGCTGGTCCGGTTTTACGCGGTATTGTACCGAGGGCATTCTGTCGATTGACAACAATCTGGCCGAACGCACCTTGCGTCCCTGTGCTATCGGCCGGAAGAATTATCTATTCGTCGGCAGTGATCGGGGCGGCGAGGCCGCCGCCGTGCACTACAGTCTGATGGCCAGTTGCAAAGCAAACGAAGTAGAACCGTTTGCTTATCTGAGAGATGTGCTGAGTCGGATAACCGATCACGCCGCCGATCGTCTGGAAGAACTGCTGCCGGACCAATGGCTGAAGCAACACCCCGAATCCCACCGCCCCCGCCGACGATGA
- a CDS encoding coiled-coil domain-containing protein: MISQRKAYNEAVEAIERTTRAEKERAKAFEERDVYKMITEGRISLQSDLRRAGNVTEESQSISGLDYRGNFTPGGETALQQADRERREAAQEVLASEKELADYRREQEYRASQNLFQNKELTLSILRDNEETYRRLYDADKNRLAVIQSQNQALKDQLKSEKEKLSTLQEAKRAEEQSLKSKLGQLSPGLRDRTIEIAEKIKSGEKIDRREALLLKEAGVGQEYVDDFYARQTEGVRGADTFTEVFGSKKLKKDLSETQQNVDKKTGQLNQGYQQERQAAETVNTTAGLLQQATEARVAQEAELKVYLKSQIKRMLENVQTIQEAGSDAADAIHQQGMATINAIKSMQDEIIQSQQELKKQIDQFQLKQNGYNNP; the protein is encoded by the coding sequence ATGATCAGCCAGCGCAAAGCTTATAACGAAGCAGTCGAGGCTATCGAGCGCACCACCAGAGCTGAAAAGGAAAGGGCTAAAGCTTTTGAGGAACGTGATGTCTATAAGATGATCACTGAAGGCCGGATCAGTCTGCAGTCTGACTTGCGAAGGGCAGGAAACGTTACTGAAGAGTCCCAGTCAATTTCCGGCCTCGATTATCGAGGCAACTTTACCCCCGGTGGAGAGACAGCGCTCCAGCAGGCAGATCGGGAGCGTCGAGAAGCGGCACAAGAGGTCTTGGCATCCGAAAAAGAACTGGCTGATTATAGGCGAGAGCAAGAATACCGAGCATCTCAAAATCTGTTTCAAAATAAAGAATTGACATTAAGTATTCTTCGGGACAACGAAGAAACTTACCGAAGGCTCTACGATGCGGACAAAAACCGACTGGCTGTCATACAATCCCAGAACCAGGCATTGAAGGATCAGCTCAAATCCGAAAAGGAAAAGCTGTCTACACTCCAGGAGGCGAAGCGGGCCGAGGAACAGAGTCTGAAGTCCAAGCTCGGACAACTCAGCCCAGGTCTTCGAGACCGAACGATTGAAATTGCAGAGAAGATTAAATCCGGAGAGAAGATTGACCGGAGAGAAGCCTTACTACTTAAGGAGGCGGGGGTTGGACAGGAATACGTCGACGATTTTTATGCAAGGCAAACGGAAGGTGTTCGAGGTGCTGATACATTCACGGAAGTATTTGGATCGAAGAAGCTTAAGAAGGACCTGTCTGAGACTCAGCAGAATGTTGACAAGAAAACTGGGCAGCTGAATCAAGGTTACCAACAGGAGAGGCAGGCAGCGGAAACCGTGAATACGACCGCAGGTCTACTGCAGCAGGCAACAGAAGCACGCGTTGCCCAGGAAGCAGAATTAAAAGTCTATCTGAAAAGCCAGATTAAACGAATGCTCGAGAACGTGCAGACGATCCAAGAGGCAGGATCAGATGCTGCTGATGCAATCCACCAACAGGGAATGGCCACCATCAATGCAATCAAGTCTATGCAGGATGAAATTATTCAAAGTCAACAAGAGCTAAAAAAACAGATCGATCAATTTCAGTTGAAACAAAATGGATACAACAACCCATGA
- a CDS encoding LamG domain-containing protein: protein MTSHIWIGGAPAKAKVETVSIPTDVEAGQIVSFTIGNKTLEVTLTGTTQAAVVSELVAAWNASTEPELAEITASAGVDSNGDADGTIDLTSDTAGKPFAVTVAIGSGNNEKQVVTLGGTAATGGAFTLTFNSETTTTISYNASAATVQSALEGLASYSSGDFTVTGDAGGPWTVEFTGTLAGINVSLMTINTSGLTGAVNEVQTISSPNNPTGGTFTLSFRGETTGNIAYNASAATIQSSLESLSTIPTSSVSCSGGTLPGTDVAVTFQGALAETDVELLVVNSENLTGVNGTVTETTAGGSALAEKCNYYWTFDGTWTEGGSGTLSPYSTTYDEIVGNLNYVADGKIDVFSWAYYGVGGVINDGIKIDGGATLYYSAIGAFDEDEPFTISLFFKSTQTSTGSKYVFSKGDPGSYTPDYYLLYDSSTGYFTFAYQKSGGFHSVTTTIAAPTNAWHHVLCVYDPDNSTIKISVDGAAFESTTGLTIGSTTASTVKRLRFGIGGGSYINANGFIDCLGIFPSALSLSEGNDLYNSGNGQDYPFAASGTNEVQTLSLTGSPTSGSVILSFQGESVEVPYNATASEVEGYLESLSSIGIGNVNVTSGAWPGTDIVVEFIGAFAILDVELIEIDTSSLIMKTAETTKGVTAPTGTVATTVTPLTQSTTTPNSGPNNWDVAANWDSNSVPASSDIAYISDSDIDILYGLDQSAVTLAELHVESTFTGSIGLPRKNTDGTSSYSEYREQYLKIGATELFIGEKNGDGSDRIKINLGSVQTTALIVDSGDSPDGNTPPILLLGSHASNVINVNRGFLGIAYYPTETATVATIRQAFIDDATDDTTVYCGAGTTLTNIIKSGGELTLNSNTTSLEQTAGTTNIYDGAHTVLNVLAGTLNYNSTGTLSAVNLSGDAVLTFDQDRRPKDVTIINKFSDDSEIYDESGSIASPVIDLENCGDLSTLHMGKDFKLTFGATT, encoded by the coding sequence ATGACATCACATATCTGGATTGGCGGGGCACCTGCCAAGGCTAAAGTAGAAACGGTCTCCATCCCCACGGACGTTGAGGCCGGGCAGATTGTGTCGTTCACAATCGGCAATAAAACACTCGAAGTGACACTCACAGGGACCACTCAGGCCGCTGTGGTATCGGAATTAGTGGCAGCCTGGAATGCATCGACCGAGCCAGAGTTAGCTGAAATCACGGCATCTGCGGGTGTTGACTCAAACGGTGATGCAGACGGGACCATCGACCTGACTTCAGACACTGCAGGAAAACCCTTTGCAGTTACTGTCGCCATCGGATCAGGAAACAATGAAAAGCAGGTCGTCACTCTCGGTGGAACCGCGGCAACCGGTGGAGCATTCACGCTAACTTTCAATAGTGAAACCACGACCACCATTTCCTACAACGCCAGCGCAGCCACAGTGCAATCGGCACTCGAAGGGCTGGCCAGCTACAGCTCGGGTGACTTCACTGTGACGGGTGACGCCGGCGGGCCGTGGACGGTTGAATTCACAGGAACTCTTGCAGGAATCAATGTTTCGCTAATGACGATAAACACCTCTGGTCTGACTGGGGCTGTGAATGAAGTCCAGACTATATCGAGCCCCAACAATCCGACTGGGGGTACGTTTACGTTATCATTTCGTGGAGAGACAACAGGAAACATTGCCTATAACGCGAGTGCCGCAACGATTCAATCGTCTTTAGAATCGCTAAGTACGATCCCGACAAGTTCAGTCTCCTGTTCTGGTGGTACACTTCCGGGAACCGATGTGGCCGTTACATTCCAGGGGGCACTTGCGGAAACCGACGTAGAATTGCTCGTCGTCAATTCTGAGAATCTGACGGGTGTAAACGGCACCGTGACGGAGACGACCGCCGGGGGCAGCGCACTCGCAGAAAAGTGTAATTACTATTGGACGTTTGACGGCACTTGGACAGAAGGCGGTAGTGGTACACTTTCACCGTATTCGACGACCTATGATGAAATAGTTGGAAATCTAAACTATGTTGCAGACGGTAAAATTGACGTATTTTCGTGGGCATACTATGGCGTCGGCGGGGTCATCAATGATGGAATTAAGATTGATGGCGGTGCAACTCTTTATTATTCCGCAATTGGTGCATTTGATGAAGACGAACCCTTTACAATATCTCTTTTTTTCAAATCCACGCAGACATCAACCGGTTCAAAATACGTATTTTCAAAAGGCGATCCCGGATCATACACGCCGGATTATTATTTGCTTTATGATTCTTCTACCGGTTATTTTACATTTGCCTATCAAAAAAGTGGCGGATTCCATAGTGTCACGACAACAATTGCAGCGCCGACTAACGCTTGGCACCATGTGCTATGCGTTTATGATCCAGACAATTCAACAATCAAAATCAGTGTAGACGGTGCCGCATTTGAATCTACAACCGGATTAACCATTGGGTCAACGACCGCGTCCACTGTCAAAAGGCTACGTTTCGGCATTGGTGGCGGGAGCTATATTAATGCTAACGGTTTCATTGATTGTCTTGGCATATTTCCATCGGCGCTTTCGCTTTCAGAAGGAAATGATTTATACAACAGTGGCAATGGTCAGGATTACCCATTCGCGGCATCTGGTACTAACGAAGTACAAACGCTCTCTCTAACCGGTTCACCGACATCGGGGAGTGTCATTCTATCGTTTCAGGGGGAAAGTGTTGAAGTACCCTATAATGCGACCGCTTCTGAAGTTGAGGGGTATCTTGAGTCACTGTCGTCGATCGGTATCGGCAACGTAAATGTGACCAGTGGTGCATGGCCGGGTACCGATATTGTGGTGGAGTTTATTGGCGCTTTCGCGATTCTGGACGTCGAACTGATCGAGATCGACACATCCTCATTGATTATGAAGACGGCAGAGACTACCAAAGGGGTGACTGCTCCTACCGGCACCGTCGCGACCACCGTCACCCCACTAACGCAGTCAACCACGACCCCTAATTCCGGCCCGAACAACTGGGATGTCGCCGCCAACTGGGACAGCAATTCTGTCCCTGCCAGTAGTGACATTGCCTACATCTCCGATAGCGATATCGACATTCTGTACGGTCTCGATCAGTCCGCTGTCACGCTAGCAGAGCTACATGTCGAGTCGACCTTTACCGGTTCAATCGGGCTCCCGCGAAAGAATACCGATGGCACCTCATCATATTCTGAGTACCGTGAACAGTATCTGAAGATCGGTGCGACGGAGCTGTTCATCGGTGAGAAGAACGGTGACGGCTCCGATCGCATCAAGATCAACCTTGGGTCGGTGCAGACTACGGCCCTGATCGTCGATTCGGGAGACAGCCCGGACGGAAACACACCGCCGATACTGCTGCTCGGATCTCACGCCAGCAACGTGATCAACGTCAACCGCGGGTTCCTGGGGATCGCTTACTACCCCACAGAGACGGCGACCGTGGCTACAATTCGCCAGGCATTCATCGATGACGCCACCGACGATACAACGGTCTACTGTGGAGCAGGGACTACCCTCACGAACATCATCAAGAGTGGCGGGGAACTGACCCTCAATTCGAACACGACTTCCCTCGAACAGACTGCCGGAACCACCAATATTTATGACGGAGCACATACGGTACTGAATGTTCTGGCCGGAACGTTGAACTACAATTCCACCGGCACCTTGTCGGCAGTCAACCTTTCCGGAGATGCAGTGCTCACGTTCGATCAGGACCGCCGCCCGAAGGACGTGACGATCATCAATAAATTCAGCGATGACTCCGAGATCTATGACGAGTCAGGCAGCATCGCCAGCCCGGTAATCGATCTGGAAAACTGTGGTGATCTTTCAACCCTGCACATGGGCAAAGACTTCAAGCTGACATTCGGGGCAACCACATAA